Proteins encoded within one genomic window of Leptolyngbya sp. FACHB-261:
- the mltG gene encoding endolytic transglycosylase MltG, which produces MSVSRVKTGPFFRFRWFFYGLLLPATLLFSSWQGWLWWSWATAPAQSSAASPVRFQVPPGSGTAAVGRQLAATGVIRSQLAWDLWLRLLALRQPSGSIQAGVYDLSPTAPLSDVAAKLWQGEVVPNEFTVPEGWSVRQMAESFQAQGYFSQEAFLDVALSPPTPELYAAYPWLPEGLDRLEGFLYPDTYQVSGEVTPEGVVRQMLDRFAQVGLPLYQKYTQAQGSEAMSLRDWVTLASIVEKEAVVPEERSVIAGVFHNRLVQGMTLGADPTVEYGFSVRQTPDKPLTLEQVQTANPYNTYLNVGLPPTPIASPGLPSLEATLYPQATEYLYFVARYDGTHVFSRTLQEHEAAQIAIRTAQDRKPTSVPPKRP; this is translated from the coding sequence GTGAGTGTCTCTAGAGTCAAAACAGGTCCCTTTTTCCGGTTCCGTTGGTTCTTCTATGGGCTGCTGTTGCCCGCAACCCTGCTATTTAGTAGTTGGCAGGGTTGGCTTTGGTGGTCGTGGGCTACGGCTCCAGCACAAAGTAGTGCTGCCTCCCCCGTGCGTTTTCAGGTCCCACCAGGATCAGGTACAGCAGCAGTCGGCAGGCAACTGGCAGCCACTGGGGTCATTCGCTCTCAACTAGCTTGGGATCTGTGGCTGCGCCTATTGGCGCTGCGGCAGCCCTCGGGCAGCATCCAAGCAGGCGTATATGACCTGTCACCCACCGCACCCTTGTCTGATGTAGCTGCCAAGCTCTGGCAAGGAGAGGTCGTACCCAACGAGTTCACCGTGCCTGAAGGTTGGTCAGTTCGGCAGATGGCCGAGTCTTTTCAGGCACAGGGTTATTTCTCACAGGAGGCTTTTCTAGACGTTGCCCTTAGTCCGCCGACACCAGAACTTTATGCTGCCTATCCTTGGCTGCCCGAAGGGCTAGATCGGCTAGAGGGCTTTCTTTACCCAGACACCTATCAGGTGTCTGGAGAAGTAACCCCTGAAGGCGTGGTTCGCCAAATGTTGGACCGCTTTGCTCAGGTTGGCTTGCCGTTGTATCAAAAGTACACGCAGGCGCAGGGCTCTGAAGCCATGTCTCTGCGGGATTGGGTGACACTGGCGAGCATTGTTGAAAAAGAAGCTGTGGTGCCCGAGGAGCGATCAGTGATCGCTGGCGTCTTCCATAATCGTCTGGTGCAAGGCATGACGTTGGGAGCTGATCCAACTGTGGAGTACGGGTTCTCAGTGCGCCAAACGCCCGATAAACCTCTAACCTTGGAACAGGTGCAAACTGCCAATCCCTACAATACCTATCTGAATGTAGGGCTGCCGCCGACCCCGATTGCTAGCCCTGGACTACCTAGTCTGGAAGCCACACTTTATCCACAGGCTACAGAGTACCTGTATTTTGTGGCCCGCTATGATGGCACCCATGTCTTTAGTCGTACCTTGCAAGAGCATGAAGCGGCTCAGATCGCTATTCGTACGGCTCAAGACCGCAAACCGACATCGGTTCCGCCTAAGCGCCCTTAG
- a CDS encoding YqeG family HAD IIIA-type phosphatase — translation MAAVSASWRDLIKPDLVLGGTVLDLTPELLHRHRLAGMVLDVDDTLVPMSSSEVTAELGEWLAQTRQLTTLWLVSNNPSSNRIGRIAAALDLPYIHGAGKPSRRKLRQAVGAMNLPPHQVAMVGDRLFTDVLAGNRLGLFTILVEPVVSPTSLLGKHTLRSLEIWLSQAINRPA, via the coding sequence ATGGCTGCTGTTTCCGCCTCTTGGCGTGATTTGATCAAACCGGACTTAGTTCTGGGAGGGACAGTTCTAGATCTGACACCAGAGCTCCTGCATCGCCATCGGTTAGCAGGGATGGTTTTGGACGTTGATGACACGCTCGTGCCCATGTCATCGTCCGAGGTGACTGCCGAACTGGGAGAGTGGCTTGCTCAAACCCGGCAACTGACTACCCTCTGGCTGGTGAGTAATAATCCCAGCTCAAACCGCATTGGTCGCATTGCCGCAGCACTCGATCTGCCTTATATCCACGGAGCGGGTAAACCCTCTCGACGCAAGTTACGACAGGCGGTTGGCGCAATGAACCTGCCCCCCCATCAAGTCGCAATGGTTGGCGATCGTTTGTTTACCGATGTGCTTGCTGGCAACCGCCTGGGCTTGTTCACTATTTTGGTAGAGCCAGTGGTGTCACCAACCTCTTTGCTAGGTAAGCACACCCTACGCAGCCTGGAAATCTGGCTGTCGCAAGCGATCAACCGACCAGCTTAA
- the proB gene encoding glutamate 5-kinase, whose product MSLTLVVKIGTSSLTQPDTGDLSLSNLARLVEVLTQLRRSGHRVVLVSSGAVGVGCARLGLLERPRTIAMKQAVAAVGQGRLMRVYDDLFTILRQPIAQVLLTRADLIQRSRYVNASNTFHELLRLGVIPVVNENDTVAVDELKFGDNDTLSALVASLIEADWLFLLTDVDRLYSADPRSNPDARPITLVSRMDELKEFKVEAGGQGTRWGTGGMATKIAAARIATTAGVRTAITEGHKPENIQQILAGEPLGTQFAPQPKAFNSRKRWIVHGLVPVGKLLLDAGAVRAVRDLGKSLLAAGVIKVTGNFRSHEAVQLCDEQGCEIARGLVNYTSEELQKILGRHSDEIPELLGYAGEETVVHRDNLVVSTVSS is encoded by the coding sequence ATGAGTCTGACTTTGGTTGTCAAAATTGGTACCTCTAGCCTGACTCAGCCCGATACAGGTGACTTGTCACTGTCCAATTTAGCCCGGCTGGTCGAGGTGCTCACCCAACTGCGTCGTAGTGGGCACCGGGTCGTTTTGGTCTCTTCCGGCGCAGTGGGGGTAGGCTGCGCGCGGTTGGGGTTGCTAGAGCGCCCACGCACTATTGCCATGAAGCAAGCCGTAGCGGCTGTGGGACAGGGCCGCCTGATGCGGGTCTACGATGACCTGTTCACCATCCTGCGCCAGCCTATTGCTCAGGTATTGCTGACGCGAGCTGACTTGATTCAACGCAGCCGTTATGTCAACGCTTCTAATACCTTTCATGAGTTACTGCGTTTAGGCGTGATTCCAGTTGTCAATGAGAACGACACAGTAGCGGTAGATGAGCTGAAGTTTGGCGATAACGACACACTTTCGGCGCTGGTCGCCAGCTTGATCGAAGCAGATTGGCTATTTTTGCTTACGGATGTCGACCGGCTCTATTCTGCTGATCCTCGCAGCAACCCCGATGCTCGACCAATCACCTTAGTCAGCCGCATGGACGAACTCAAGGAGTTCAAAGTGGAGGCTGGCGGTCAGGGAACGCGCTGGGGCACAGGGGGAATGGCGACCAAAATTGCAGCCGCCCGCATTGCGACAACCGCGGGGGTGCGTACCGCGATTACCGAAGGTCACAAGCCTGAGAACATTCAACAAATCCTAGCCGGTGAACCATTAGGCACCCAATTTGCTCCCCAACCTAAAGCATTTAACTCCCGTAAACGTTGGATTGTTCACGGGCTGGTTCCGGTTGGCAAGTTGCTCCTCGATGCAGGGGCCGTCCGGGCAGTGCGAGATCTGGGTAAGTCACTGTTAGCGGCAGGCGTCATCAAAGTCACAGGCAACTTTCGTAGCCATGAGGCGGTACAACTGTGTGATGAGCAGGGGTGCGAAATTGCGCGCGGCCTGGTGAACTACACCAGTGAAGAGCTACAGAAAATCTTGGGCCGCCATTCCGATGAAATTCCAGAACTGTTGGGCTACGCGGGGGAGGAAACAGTAGTACATCGCGATAATTTAGTTGTAAGCACCGTCAGCTCCTAA
- a CDS encoding TMEM165/GDT1 family protein, with the protein MLEGFTNALLLILVSELGDKSFLLAMLLAMRYPRWLVFAGVILALAVQTVIAAVAGQFLDLLPAAVVHWGIVALFLGFGGLLLVQAAQMQPNIAAHLEAEDLEEVQALENRLPKIAWLAPLLESFVLIFLAEWGDRTQIATVALAAAHNPVGVAAGAIFGHGFCSGLAVLGGKWVAGRISERVILFCGGGLFILFGLLAIFEHGI; encoded by the coding sequence ATGCTTGAAGGCTTTACCAACGCGCTGTTACTAATCCTGGTTTCAGAACTGGGGGATAAGTCGTTTCTGCTGGCGATGCTACTTGCCATGCGCTATCCACGCTGGCTGGTATTTGCCGGAGTGATATTGGCGCTGGCTGTGCAGACTGTGATCGCAGCGGTGGCAGGGCAATTTCTCGATTTGCTGCCTGCGGCTGTAGTGCATTGGGGGATCGTTGCACTGTTCTTGGGCTTCGGCGGTTTGCTGTTAGTTCAGGCAGCCCAGATGCAGCCTAATATCGCAGCCCACTTGGAGGCCGAAGATCTAGAAGAAGTTCAAGCTCTAGAAAACCGCTTACCTAAAATTGCTTGGCTTGCACCGCTTCTAGAGTCTTTTGTCCTGATTTTTCTAGCGGAATGGGGAGATCGCACCCAAATTGCCACGGTTGCTCTTGCGGCTGCCCATAATCCAGTGGGGGTGGCGGCAGGGGCAATTTTCGGTCATGGCTTTTGCTCTGGTTTAGCCGTGTTAGGTGGCAAGTGGGTTGCTGGTCGTATTTCCGAGCGTGTGATTCTCTTCTGTGGTGGGGGTCTGTTTATCTTGTTCGGCCTCCTGGCAATTTTTGAGCATGGCATTTGA
- a CDS encoding P-loop NTPase fold protein gives MELDIVRLFEACNPSKTLMAEREEDRQYYIDFSPVRGGKIIRTLGRTVTLSPDKPTCQLFTGHIGCGKSTELFRLKAELEKQGFHVVYFESNEDLDMGDIDITDILLAIARQVSESLETLKIRLRPKYFSNLFEEVADFLRTPLDLNAEAELSLGIAKITAKTKDSPKLRNQLRQYLEPRTKGILTSINEELLGHANQELRRQGKKGLVVIVDNLDRVDVRPMASGRTQPEYLFVDRGEQLGKLNCHVVYTIPLVLIFSNELGVIQNRFSGVTPVVLPMVPVQFRDGRECQEGMGLLRQMVLSRAFPRVDAGERLSLCTELFDSAETLDRLCRVSGGHVRNLLGLLYGCIQQEDPPISRTVLEEVIRADRDNRTASVMDDEWELLRQVVQQQSVAGEAGHERLLRSMFVFEYRDDQGRWFGVNPILAESNRFKFCLN, from the coding sequence ATGGAACTAGACATCGTACGGCTATTTGAGGCATGCAATCCCAGCAAGACGCTTATGGCTGAGCGGGAGGAAGATCGCCAATACTACATCGACTTTTCGCCCGTGCGCGGCGGCAAAATTATCAGGACTTTAGGCCGGACCGTCACCCTCTCTCCAGATAAGCCTACCTGCCAGCTTTTCACCGGTCACATCGGTTGTGGTAAATCAACCGAATTGTTTCGACTCAAAGCAGAATTAGAGAAGCAAGGTTTCCATGTCGTCTATTTTGAGTCCAACGAGGACCTAGATATGGGCGACATCGATATCACCGATATTTTGCTAGCCATTGCCCGCCAAGTCAGCGAGAGTTTAGAAACGCTCAAAATTAGGCTGCGTCCCAAATATTTCAGCAATCTTTTTGAAGAAGTTGCTGATTTCTTGAGAACACCTCTCGATTTAAATGCAGAGGCAGAACTGTCGTTGGGCATCGCCAAAATCACGGCTAAGACGAAAGATAGCCCTAAGCTTCGTAACCAGCTCCGGCAATACTTAGAGCCAAGAACGAAAGGCATCCTCACTTCAATTAATGAAGAACTCTTAGGCCATGCCAATCAGGAATTGCGACGCCAAGGCAAAAAGGGTCTAGTTGTCATTGTTGATAATTTAGATCGGGTTGATGTCCGTCCAATGGCTTCTGGTCGAACACAACCAGAGTATTTATTTGTCGATCGGGGTGAACAACTGGGCAAGTTGAATTGCCACGTGGTTTACACCATTCCACTAGTGCTCATTTTCTCCAACGAACTAGGGGTTATTCAGAACCGCTTTAGCGGCGTCACTCCTGTAGTTCTACCTATGGTGCCGGTTCAGTTTCGCGATGGACGCGAATGCCAGGAAGGCATGGGACTGCTGCGGCAGATGGTTTTATCTAGGGCTTTCCCTCGGGTTGATGCTGGAGAGCGGCTCTCGCTATGCACCGAGTTATTTGATAGTGCAGAAACTCTAGATCGGCTCTGCCGAGTAAGCGGTGGTCATGTGCGCAATTTACTAGGGTTGCTGTACGGTTGCATTCAACAGGAAGATCCTCCCATTTCTCGCACCGTGTTAGAGGAAGTGATTCGTGCTGATCGAGACAATCGCACAGCCTCAGTCATGGATGACGAATGGGAACTGTTGCGGCAGGTGGTGCAGCAACAGAGTGTGGCCGGCGAGGCTGGACACGAACGGCTGTTGCGTAGCATGTTCGTGTTTGAGTACCGGGATGATCAAGGTCGCTGGTTTGGGGTTAATCCGATTCTGGCTGAGTCCAATCGGTTTAAATTTTGCCTGAATTAA
- a CDS encoding carboxymuconolactone decarboxylase family protein produces MPPESFVAVQPTFDQIEQELGAGMVPRIFRLLESQPDLLNHLWGQFRTVVLQGHLPRVLKEMVGLVVANATHCEYVRVVHLHSLTLQGVDQQALQAVSQGNYEAYGISRMARGALNFASTAVATRAAYANPTEGNSGPSWEQLRTSTAQALASIGLEAEEQLELVATVALFEQICTVANLLSLDPSQP; encoded by the coding sequence ATGCCCCCTGAGTCTTTTGTGGCTGTTCAGCCAACCTTTGACCAGATCGAACAAGAACTGGGAGCAGGCATGGTTCCCCGGATCTTTCGGCTCCTGGAGTCCCAACCGGACTTACTTAACCATCTTTGGGGCCAGTTCCGAACGGTGGTGTTGCAAGGACACTTGCCTAGGGTGCTCAAGGAAATGGTGGGTTTGGTTGTGGCGAACGCCACCCATTGTGAATATGTACGGGTTGTCCATCTGCACAGCCTGACCCTGCAAGGAGTTGACCAGCAGGCACTTCAAGCGGTTAGCCAAGGTAACTACGAAGCCTATGGCATTAGCCGCATGGCTCGGGGTGCGCTCAACTTCGCCTCAACCGCCGTGGCCACTCGTGCTGCCTACGCCAACCCAACCGAGGGAAACTCAGGGCCAAGCTGGGAGCAGTTGCGTACCTCAACAGCTCAGGCTTTGGCTAGTATTGGCTTAGAGGCCGAGGAGCAGCTTGAACTCGTGGCCACCGTGGCCCTGTTTGAGCAAATTTGTACAGTTGCCAATCTCTTGTCACTAGATCCTAGTCAGCCCTGA
- a CDS encoding GAF domain-containing protein, whose translation MDPSPNASITGESLWLLAELAGEFSTAVDLEGLQQILSRKLRWLFDFDRCTLAIRVEPDDDRYWLVDVTGPEQFKQKPAQRLLMDAGWPGQVFREAKPYFVTDVKNLPLEQTPIATTDNGICDDARSLMLLPLCFGNQIIGSLNFSSKTAHAYSIIWRNLASLLVAQLAGQLGSILAHERTSTALYALQQFQLQVQQQTERERLLGGIALRIRQSLELSEILKAIVREVRQFLNTDRVVIYQFNQDWEGQVIVEEVMSPWPSTLGDTGQDNCFSQEYAHLYASGRVRAISDIDAAGLDTCHVKFLRSLKVRANLIVPILIGSRLWGLLVAHECSAARLWQDSEIDLLQRLADHIGIAISQAELHAQIQASAAQFQGQAERLRATLEELQAAQTQLIQSEKMSSLGQMVAGVAHEINNPINFIHANLPHAQEYVEILEQVIATYAARSPEPPAEIVRLNNEFELDYIRQDFPKLLKSMREGTERVRDIVRTLRNFSRLDQAQRKSVDLHEGLESSLLLLQYRFKPSVKLTRRYSALPLVECYAGQINQVFMNLLSNALDASVDAGADSVELTVTTLWSEPDWVSIAIRDNGPGIPAAIRDRIFDPFFTTKEVGKGTGLGLSICYKIVVEEHKGRIECFSEPGKGTEFRIHLPLRA comes from the coding sequence GTGGATCCGTCGCCTAATGCTTCTATAACCGGGGAATCGCTCTGGTTGCTTGCAGAGTTAGCAGGCGAATTCAGTACGGCAGTTGATCTTGAGGGCTTGCAACAAATCCTTAGCCGTAAATTGCGCTGGCTCTTCGATTTCGACCGTTGCACATTAGCGATTCGAGTTGAGCCAGACGATGATCGCTATTGGTTGGTGGATGTTACTGGGCCAGAACAATTCAAGCAAAAACCGGCACAAAGATTGCTGATGGACGCTGGTTGGCCAGGCCAGGTTTTTCGAGAAGCAAAGCCTTATTTCGTAACTGATGTAAAAAACCTGCCACTAGAGCAAACCCCAATAGCAACAACTGACAACGGTATCTGTGATGATGCCCGTTCGCTCATGTTGCTGCCGCTCTGCTTTGGCAATCAAATAATTGGCAGCTTAAACTTTAGCTCTAAAACGGCTCATGCCTATTCGATAATTTGGCGCAATCTTGCCAGTTTACTAGTCGCTCAGCTTGCAGGCCAGTTGGGCTCTATTTTGGCCCATGAACGGACTAGCACAGCGCTCTATGCCTTGCAACAGTTTCAGCTTCAGGTACAACAACAGACAGAGCGAGAACGCTTGTTGGGAGGGATTGCTCTGCGCATTCGGCAATCCTTGGAGCTTAGCGAAATCCTCAAAGCGATTGTGCGTGAAGTCCGCCAGTTTCTCAATACTGACCGGGTAGTCATTTACCAGTTCAACCAAGATTGGGAAGGACAAGTCATTGTTGAGGAAGTCATGAGCCCTTGGCCTTCAACCCTTGGTGATACTGGTCAAGACAATTGCTTCAGCCAAGAGTACGCCCATCTATACGCTAGTGGACGCGTGCGTGCCATCTCTGATATTGATGCGGCTGGCTTAGATACCTGCCATGTGAAGTTTTTGCGTAGCCTGAAGGTCCGGGCTAACTTAATTGTGCCAATCTTGATCGGCTCTCGCCTCTGGGGCCTCTTGGTCGCTCATGAGTGCAGTGCTGCTCGGCTTTGGCAGGACTCAGAAATTGACTTGCTACAACGTTTGGCCGATCACATTGGCATTGCCATTAGTCAGGCTGAACTTCATGCGCAAATTCAAGCTTCAGCAGCACAATTCCAGGGTCAGGCAGAAAGATTGCGAGCGACACTAGAGGAGTTGCAGGCAGCTCAGACGCAGCTTATCCAGAGCGAAAAAATGTCAAGTCTGGGACAGATGGTAGCGGGGGTAGCCCATGAAATCAACAATCCGATTAACTTCATCCATGCCAATTTGCCCCACGCGCAGGAGTACGTTGAGATCCTAGAGCAAGTTATTGCTACCTATGCTGCTCGCAGTCCGGAGCCGCCAGCAGAAATCGTTCGATTAAATAACGAGTTTGAGCTAGATTACATTCGCCAAGACTTTCCCAAACTGCTGAAATCAATGCGGGAAGGAACAGAACGAGTGCGGGATATTGTGCGCACCTTACGCAACTTCTCCCGTCTGGATCAGGCTCAGCGTAAATCAGTCGATCTGCATGAAGGTTTAGAGAGTAGTCTGCTGCTGCTGCAATACCGCTTCAAACCGAGCGTTAAATTGACGCGCCGTTACAGCGCTTTGCCACTGGTCGAATGCTACGCCGGTCAGATCAACCAGGTCTTTATGAACTTGTTGAGCAATGCCCTTGATGCAAGTGTTGATGCAGGTGCTGATTCGGTCGAGCTAACCGTTACAACCCTATGGAGCGAGCCGGATTGGGTTAGCATTGCCATTCGCGATAATGGTCCTGGTATTCCAGCTGCCATTCGCGATCGCATTTTCGATCCCTTTTTCACCACGAAGGAAGTCGGCAAGGGCACCGGGCTTGGCCTATCAATCTGTTACAAAATTGTTGTCGAGGAACACAAAGGAAGAATCGAGTGCTTCAGTGAGCCGGGAAAGGGCACTGAATTCCGCATTCATTTGCCATTGCGCGCTTGA
- a CDS encoding energy-coupling factor ABC transporter ATP-binding protein: MHHNPISIQQLSYIYTDGTQALRGVDLEVRAGETIALVGANGSGKSTLLLHFNGILTPQFGSVVVGEWPIEPQNLQHIRNFVGLVFQNPDDQLFMPTVWDDVAFGPMNQGLRGNELEHRVTHALVDVGLSPSDYAQRNANNLSGGEKKRVAIAGVLAMQPQVLVFDEPSAQLDPRSRRRLIQLVETLPQTKLIATHDLDLALELCERTVVLSHGQIVFDGPTEQVLSNSEFLDQHALELPLSYSLPYCQLEHAPV, encoded by the coding sequence ATGCATCACAATCCGATTTCAATTCAGCAGCTAAGTTACATTTACACGGACGGTACTCAAGCCTTGCGAGGTGTAGATTTAGAGGTTCGGGCTGGTGAAACGATTGCCCTAGTGGGTGCCAATGGCTCTGGTAAATCGACGTTGCTGTTACATTTCAACGGCATTTTGACCCCCCAGTTCGGTTCTGTAGTCGTTGGTGAATGGCCAATCGAACCTCAAAATCTGCAACACATCCGCAATTTTGTTGGTTTAGTATTTCAGAATCCAGACGACCAATTGTTCATGCCAACCGTTTGGGATGACGTTGCTTTTGGTCCTATGAATCAGGGCTTGAGGGGCAATGAATTAGAACATCGCGTCACCCATGCTCTGGTCGATGTCGGCCTTAGCCCCAGTGATTATGCCCAACGCAATGCCAACAATTTATCGGGCGGTGAGAAAAAACGAGTGGCAATTGCTGGGGTACTGGCCATGCAGCCTCAGGTTCTGGTCTTTGATGAACCCTCCGCACAATTGGACCCCCGCTCTCGTCGCCGCTTAATTCAGCTAGTTGAAACCTTGCCCCAGACCAAACTTATTGCAACTCACGATCTTGATCTAGCACTTGAGCTGTGCGAACGCACTGTTGTTTTAAGCCATGGTCAGATTGTTTTTGACGGTCCAACCGAGCAAGTGCTCAGCAACTCAGAATTTTTAGATCAACATGCTTTAGAGCTACCCCTAAGCTACAGCTTGCCCTACTGCCAGCTTGAGCATGCACCAGTTTAG
- the cbiQ gene encoding cobalt ECF transporter T component CbiQ codes for MLLLHIGAFRLDVDSHQRAPWQSLAPRTRLLCALLMVFAIALTPNGRWWTWAIYGLGLIGMILSSRITLPVLLRRVAMESVFVSVLLLSTLFREGGDVIWQWGWLQITTEGLEVLGSVTLKALLSLLTLNLLILTTSVPALLHALVSLRTPKLLVAILESMYRYIAVILEEVSCMRRAATSRNFSGNGRWQRQVLGNMIGILFIRSFQRGERVYQAMKSRGYQGLPPIRELPKGGRRDVLALTLVAVLTLLGQSVYLL; via the coding sequence ATGCTGCTTCTACATATCGGCGCGTTTCGTCTTGACGTAGATAGTCATCAGCGAGCCCCCTGGCAATCACTCGCGCCCCGCACCCGGTTGTTATGTGCCTTATTGATGGTCTTTGCCATCGCCCTCACGCCCAATGGGCGGTGGTGGACTTGGGCAATTTATGGTTTGGGCCTAATAGGAATGATTCTGTCCAGCCGGATTACCTTACCTGTCTTGCTGCGGCGGGTAGCGATGGAGTCTGTGTTCGTCAGCGTTTTGCTGCTCAGCACTCTGTTTAGAGAGGGTGGTGATGTGATCTGGCAGTGGGGCTGGCTGCAAATTACGACCGAGGGGCTGGAGGTACTGGGGAGTGTGACGCTCAAGGCCTTGCTGTCCCTGCTGACGCTCAACTTGCTGATTCTCACCACCTCAGTCCCAGCCTTGCTGCATGCCCTAGTTTCCCTTCGCACACCGAAGTTATTGGTGGCAATTCTCGAGTCTATGTACCGCTATATTGCGGTCATTCTTGAGGAGGTCAGTTGCATGCGACGGGCTGCAACTTCTCGCAATTTTTCCGGCAACGGTCGCTGGCAACGCCAAGTGCTTGGCAACATGATCGGAATTCTGTTTATCCGCTCTTTTCAGCGAGGAGAACGGGTTTATCAGGCGATGAAGTCGCGGGGATATCAGGGGCTACCGCCAATACGTGAGCTGCCTAAAGGTGGACGGCGTGATGTTCTAGCGCTAACCCTGGTAGCTGTCCTGACTCTGCTGGGACAGAGTGTTTATCTGCTCTAG
- a CDS encoding PDGLE domain-containing protein, translating to MDNNSQRNRNFVLAGLGTALLIALFLSPFASSDPDGLNRVAGDLGFDQREAAEPPAQKLPFASIFDGYAVKGVPESVATPLAGFVGTLLTFGLAWGLGKLVARKSDSSSDLP from the coding sequence ATGGACAACAACTCTCAGAGAAACCGTAATTTTGTTTTGGCTGGTTTGGGCACCGCTTTGCTGATTGCCCTTTTTCTCTCCCCGTTTGCCAGCTCTGATCCAGATGGTCTCAACCGTGTCGCTGGAGATCTAGGTTTTGATCAGCGTGAGGCTGCTGAACCCCCGGCTCAGAAGCTTCCCTTCGCTAGCATCTTTGACGGTTATGCCGTTAAGGGCGTGCCTGAAAGTGTGGCAACTCCCCTAGCTGGCTTTGTGGGTACTCTGTTGACCTTCGGCTTGGCCTGGGGATTGGGCAAGCTAGTCGCGCGTAAGTCTGACTCTTCTAGCGATTTGCCATGA
- a CDS encoding energy-coupling factor ABC transporter permease: MFSNYLAWSIQPRLALHIPDGFLSLPVSLVFWVVTIGFLALALNRVQTELQERTVPLIGVCAAFIFAAQMINFPIPGGTSGHLVGGTLAGAFLGPWAGSLAVTAVFIVQSIFFQDGGLTVLGANIFVMGLVGTFGGYYIYKSIRYVLGRDNLRSAQIGAAVAAWVSVVVGAVIVAFQLAVSGTVPLVVALSAMTFWHVLIGIGEALITVVALSFVWRSRPDLIFDPPRKSLAPFSRPPVAR; this comes from the coding sequence ATGTTTTCCAACTATTTAGCCTGGAGCATCCAGCCCCGATTGGCATTGCACATCCCAGATGGCTTCCTGAGTTTGCCAGTCAGCCTGGTGTTTTGGGTCGTGACCATTGGGTTTCTGGCATTGGCCCTTAATCGGGTACAGACAGAACTTCAGGAGCGTACAGTTCCCCTAATAGGAGTCTGTGCAGCCTTCATTTTTGCGGCTCAGATGATCAACTTTCCGATTCCCGGTGGCACCTCCGGTCATCTGGTTGGTGGCACCCTGGCGGGGGCCTTTTTGGGGCCGTGGGCCGGTTCCTTGGCTGTAACTGCTGTATTCATCGTTCAGAGTATCTTTTTCCAAGATGGGGGCCTCACTGTTTTAGGGGCAAACATTTTCGTCATGGGGTTGGTTGGTACCTTTGGGGGTTACTACATCTACAAGAGCATTCGCTATGTTTTAGGACGTGATAATCTGCGCAGCGCACAAATCGGTGCGGCAGTGGCTGCCTGGGTTAGTGTTGTCGTTGGCGCAGTTATTGTCGCATTTCAACTAGCGGTGTCAGGAACAGTTCCGTTGGTGGTGGCTCTAAGCGCGATGACCTTTTGGCATGTACTAATCGGTATAGGCGAGGCGCTGATTACAGTAGTGGCACTCAGTTTCGTCTGGCGTTCCCGGCCTGATTTGATTTTTGATCCACCGCGTAAATCCCTGGCACCATTCTCTCGTCCGCCTGTTGCCCGCTAA